The Thermococcus thermotolerans genome contains a region encoding:
- the tdh gene encoding L-threonine 3-dehydrogenase produces MAEKMPAIVKTKPAYGAELVEVDVPKPGPGEVLIKVLATSICGTDLHIYEWNEWAQSRIKTPQIMGHEVAGEVVEVGPGVDTLEVGDYISVETHIVCGKCYACRHNRYHVCQNTKIFGVDMDGVFAEYAIVPAQNAWKNPKGMPPEYATLQEPLGNAVDTVLAGPIAGMSTLITGAGPLGLLGIAVAKAAGAYPVIVSEPSEFRRKLAKKVGADYIVNPFEEDPVKFVMDVTDGAGVEVFLEFSGAPKALEQGLAATTPGGRVSLLGLFPRDVTFDMNNLVIFKALEVHGITGRHLWETWYTVSSLIQSGKLNLDPIITHKYRGFDKFEEAFELMRAGKTGKVVFFPHRG; encoded by the coding sequence ATGGCCGAGAAGATGCCTGCCATTGTAAAAACCAAGCCCGCTTACGGTGCTGAGCTCGTTGAAGTCGATGTCCCAAAGCCCGGACCGGGAGAGGTTCTCATCAAGGTTCTCGCGACGAGCATCTGCGGGACTGACCTCCATATCTACGAGTGGAACGAGTGGGCCCAGAGCAGGATCAAGACCCCCCAGATCATGGGTCACGAGGTTGCCGGCGAGGTAGTTGAGGTCGGCCCGGGTGTTGACACCCTTGAGGTCGGAGATTACATAAGCGTTGAGACCCACATCGTCTGCGGTAAGTGCTACGCCTGCAGGCATAACCGCTATCACGTCTGCCAGAACACCAAGATATTCGGCGTCGACATGGACGGTGTTTTTGCCGAGTACGCGATAGTTCCCGCCCAGAACGCCTGGAAAAACCCCAAGGGCATGCCGCCAGAGTATGCCACCCTTCAGGAGCCCCTTGGCAACGCAGTTGATACTGTTCTTGCAGGCCCGATAGCGGGAATGAGCACCCTCATAACCGGTGCCGGGCCACTTGGATTGCTCGGCATAGCGGTTGCCAAAGCGGCGGGTGCTTACCCGGTTATCGTAAGCGAACCGAGCGAGTTCAGGAGGAAGCTGGCCAAGAAAGTTGGAGCCGACTACATAGTCAACCCCTTCGAGGAAGACCCAGTTAAATTCGTGATGGACGTGACCGATGGGGCCGGTGTGGAGGTTTTCCTTGAGTTCAGCGGGGCGCCAAAGGCCCTTGAGCAGGGTCTGGCCGCAACAACCCCCGGGGGAAGGGTTTCTCTGCTTGGACTCTTCCCGCGTGACGTCACCTTTGACATGAACAACCTCGTAATATTCAAGGCCCTTGAGGTTCACGGCATAACAGGCAGGCACCTCTGGGAGACCTGGTACACCGTCTCAAGCCTAATCCAGAGCGGCAAGCTCAACCTTGACCCGATAATCACCCACAAGTACAGAGGCTTTGACAAATTCGAGGAAGCCTTCGAGCTGATGAGGGCAGGTAAGACAGGAAAGGTCGTCTTCTTCCCCCACAGGGGCTGA
- the gatD gene encoding Glu-tRNA(Gln) amidotransferase subunit GatD produces MRKVERFMKDKNLEVGDYVRIIEKENGNTSVYEGIVMNPYELSSGETLTLKLDNGYNIGILVDQIVSVEIIEKAAPREELKFEEVFPKKPGLPSVAIIGTGGTIASRIDYKTGAVHAAFTAEELAKAVPEIFEIANITPKLLFNIMSEDMRPEYWIKIAHEVAEMLNNGEDGVVIAHGTDTMAYTASALSFMLRDLGKPVILVGSQRSSDRPSSDAAMNLICSVRMATADFGEVAIVMHGETGDTYCLAHRGTKARKMHTSRRDAFRSINDIPLARIWPEGKIEFLRSDYRKRTESEVWVDDEMEERVALVKAFPGIQPEVIDFFVDKGYRGIVIEGTGLGHVPTYLIDSIKRATDEGLTVCMTSQCLYGRVNLNVYSTGRRLLKAGVIPCEDMLPETAYVKLMWVLGHTDDPKEVREMMLTNYAGEITPYTRFDTFLR; encoded by the coding sequence ATGCGCAAAGTTGAGAGGTTTATGAAGGATAAGAATCTAGAGGTCGGAGATTACGTCCGGATAATCGAAAAGGAGAACGGAAACACGAGCGTCTATGAGGGCATCGTCATGAACCCCTACGAGCTCTCCAGCGGCGAGACCCTCACGCTAAAGCTCGACAACGGATACAACATCGGAATACTGGTTGACCAGATAGTTTCAGTTGAAATCATAGAAAAGGCCGCTCCCCGGGAAGAGCTGAAGTTCGAGGAGGTCTTCCCCAAGAAACCGGGACTTCCAAGCGTCGCGATAATAGGAACCGGCGGAACCATAGCGAGCAGGATTGACTACAAAACGGGTGCCGTTCATGCGGCCTTCACCGCTGAGGAGCTCGCCAAGGCCGTTCCCGAGATATTTGAAATAGCCAACATAACGCCGAAGCTCCTCTTCAACATAATGAGCGAGGACATGCGCCCGGAATACTGGATCAAAATAGCCCACGAAGTAGCGGAAATGCTGAACAACGGTGAGGACGGCGTAGTCATCGCCCACGGAACGGACACGATGGCCTACACCGCCTCGGCGCTCAGCTTCATGCTCCGCGACCTGGGCAAGCCGGTTATTCTCGTCGGCTCCCAGAGGAGCTCAGACAGGCCGAGCAGCGATGCGGCGATGAACCTCATCTGTTCCGTCAGGATGGCGACTGCCGACTTCGGAGAGGTTGCCATCGTCATGCATGGCGAGACCGGCGATACCTACTGCCTGGCCCACCGCGGAACCAAGGCAAGGAAGATGCACACTAGCAGGCGCGATGCATTCAGGAGTATAAACGACATCCCTCTCGCGAGGATATGGCCTGAAGGTAAAATCGAGTTCCTCAGGAGCGACTACAGGAAGAGAACCGAGAGCGAGGTCTGGGTGGACGACGAGATGGAGGAGCGCGTAGCCCTCGTTAAAGCGTTCCCGGGAATCCAGCCGGAGGTCATAGACTTCTTTGTTGATAAGGGATACAGGGGAATCGTCATCGAGGGTACAGGACTGGGCCACGTTCCGACCTATCTCATAGACTCCATAAAACGCGCCACTGATGAAGGCCTCACAGTCTGCATGACCAGCCAGTGCCTCTACGGCAGGGTGAACCTCAACGTTTACTCCACCGGCAGGAGGCTTCTCAAGGCGGGCGTCATACCATGCGAGGACATGCTCCCTGAGACTGCCTATGTTAAACTCATGTGGGTTCTCGGCCACACTGACGACCCGAAGGAAGTCCGCGAAATGATGCTGACCAACTATGCCGGCGAGATAACGCCCTACACCAGATTTGACACTTTCCTGAGGTGA
- the hmgA gene encoding hydroxymethylglutaryl-CoA reductase (NADPH), with protein MNVEELVDKVASGEIKLHQIEKYTDGDKRLATEIRRKALEKKLGVSLENIGHYSIDPNRLIGKNIENMIGVVQIPMGVAGPLRINGEYAKGEFYIPLATTEGALVASVNRGCSALTAAGGVKTTIIDDKMTRAPLLKCPDARRAREVAEWVKANIDYLQETAVSKVTRHGKLRDVKPYIVGNNLYLRFEFETGDAMGMNMVTISSEEIMKVIEEHFPDVRYLALSGNLCVDKKPNAMNFINGRGKTVIAEAIIPREIVEKKLKTTPELIAEVNYRKNLVGSAQAGSYGFNAHFANIVGAIFLATGQDEAQITEGSHGITLAEVTPEGDLYISVTMPSLEIGTVGGGTRVPTQREALSIMGVAGGGDPPGTNARKFAEIIAGAVLAGELSLLAAIAAKHLAKAHAELGR; from the coding sequence ATGAACGTGGAAGAGCTTGTGGATAAGGTAGCCAGCGGAGAGATAAAGCTCCACCAGATCGAAAAATACACGGATGGCGATAAGAGACTCGCCACTGAAATAAGGAGAAAGGCACTTGAAAAGAAGCTTGGCGTCAGCCTTGAGAACATCGGCCACTACTCCATCGACCCCAACAGGTTGATAGGCAAGAACATCGAGAACATGATAGGCGTTGTCCAGATACCGATGGGCGTCGCTGGGCCGCTCAGGATTAACGGCGAGTACGCAAAGGGCGAGTTCTACATCCCGCTCGCGACCACCGAGGGCGCTCTCGTTGCTTCAGTAAACAGGGGCTGTTCAGCTTTAACTGCCGCAGGGGGTGTCAAGACGACCATAATTGACGACAAGATGACCCGCGCGCCCCTCCTCAAGTGTCCCGACGCGAGGAGGGCGAGGGAAGTTGCCGAGTGGGTCAAGGCCAACATCGACTACCTCCAGGAAACGGCTGTCAGCAAGGTCACCAGACACGGAAAGCTAAGGGACGTTAAGCCCTACATCGTCGGCAACAACCTCTACCTCCGCTTCGAGTTCGAGACCGGCGATGCCATGGGCATGAACATGGTGACGATATCGAGCGAGGAGATAATGAAGGTCATCGAGGAGCACTTCCCCGATGTGAGGTACCTCGCCCTCTCAGGCAACCTCTGCGTCGATAAGAAGCCCAACGCCATGAACTTCATCAACGGCCGCGGAAAGACCGTTATTGCCGAGGCCATAATTCCGCGCGAGATAGTCGAGAAGAAGCTTAAGACGACGCCGGAGCTCATAGCCGAGGTCAACTACAGGAAAAACCTCGTTGGTTCAGCCCAAGCTGGTTCCTACGGCTTCAACGCCCACTTTGCCAACATAGTCGGTGCTATTTTCCTTGCCACAGGTCAGGACGAGGCCCAGATCACCGAGGGCTCGCACGGCATAACCCTCGCCGAGGTCACCCCCGAGGGAGACCTCTACATTAGCGTCACCATGCCGAGCCTTGAGATAGGTACTGTAGGCGGCGGAACGAGGGTTCCCACGCAGAGGGAGGCTCTGAGTATAATGGGCGTTGCAGGCGGCGGCGACCCGCCGGGAACGAACGCCAGGAAGTTCGCGGAGATAATAGCCGGTGCCGTCCTCGCTGGGGAACTCTCCCTCCTGGCGGCAATAGCGGCGAAGCACCTGGCAAAGGCCCACGCCGAGCTGGGGCGTTAG
- a CDS encoding MinD/ParA family ATP-binding protein yields the protein MALIVVTGRGGAGKTTMTANLSTYLAMREYRVLAVDGDLYLPNLGFHFALDTVKYTLHSLLRNPDIDPEWAIYKHPQTGVHVMPGSTQLQDVLGISPKRLVDILERVKYKFGVVFVDSPTGIPFDTLPTFEVANYQLIVVEIERSPIYSFETMVKNEIEKLKVLGERYNLNIGVILNKVRESADVVEKIVNAVESDLDVPVIGWVPFDYNVPESINRGVPIVRYLPESDAAIALRETGEILEEWIFS from the coding sequence ATGGCGCTGATAGTGGTGACGGGAAGGGGCGGTGCAGGAAAGACCACAATGACCGCAAACCTCAGTACGTATCTCGCGATGAGGGAGTACCGTGTTCTGGCGGTTGATGGTGACCTTTACCTCCCGAATCTTGGCTTTCACTTTGCTCTTGACACCGTAAAGTACACCCTCCACTCTCTCCTGAGAAACCCGGATATCGACCCGGAGTGGGCGATATACAAGCACCCCCAGACCGGAGTTCATGTCATGCCCGGAAGCACCCAGCTCCAGGATGTCCTCGGGATCTCGCCCAAGAGGCTCGTCGACATACTGGAGAGGGTCAAATACAAGTTTGGCGTCGTCTTTGTGGACTCCCCCACGGGTATACCATTTGACACCCTCCCGACGTTTGAGGTCGCTAACTACCAGCTGATTGTTGTTGAAATCGAGCGTTCGCCGATATATTCTTTCGAGACCATGGTGAAAAACGAGATTGAGAAGCTGAAAGTTCTGGGCGAGAGGTACAACCTAAATATTGGCGTTATACTGAACAAGGTGAGGGAATCTGCCGATGTCGTTGAGAAAATAGTGAACGCAGTGGAGAGCGACCTGGACGTTCCAGTCATTGGATGGGTTCCATTCGATTATAACGTTCCTGAGTCCATAAACAGGGGGGTTCCCATAGTCAGATACCTCCCTGAAAGCGATGCGGCGATAGCCCTTCGCGAAACGGGGGAGATACTTGAGGAATGGATATTCAGCTGA
- the gatE gene encoding Glu-tRNA(Gln) amidotransferase subunit GatE, producing the protein MMMAYDYEKLGLKVGLEIHRQLDTKKLFSPVPSEFSDEVDFTFQRRLRPTISELGEVDPAALEEFKKGRTYVYEGNYGLTDLVYMDEEPPHMPDEEALKVSLQISYLLNATPVDEVHFMRKIVIDGSNVSGFQRTAIIAMNGRVDTPWGSVGIPTICLEEDACRIVERRDKEVIYRLDRLGIPLVEIATTPDIHHPEQAKVVAKYIGDALRATRKVKRGLGTIRQDLNVSIKGGARVEIKGVQELDMIPVIIEREIERQLNLLAIRDELKKRGVKPEDIGEEFHDVTDIFENTGSKIIARTIKRGGKVLAIKLPKFRGLIGREIQPGRRLGTEMADRAKKYVKGIFHIDELPNYGIREEEVKAVVERLGLGELDAFVLVAAEEETAKSALREVLQRAREAIEGVPEETRRALPDGNTQYMRPLPGKARMYPETDIPPILITDEMKSEILANLPELPQERVERYVREYGIDKSLAETLVNDERDELFEELIQKGVKPSLAASILVVVLKGLKKEVPIENIRDEHIREAFDLYLSGKIAKEAFEDIFKELAKSPEKTAKQVAEEKSLTLLSEEEVERIIDEVIQANIEVIKAKGMGAMGMIMGRAMAKLRGRADGKLVSSLVRKKIQEAAP; encoded by the coding sequence ATGATGATGGCGTACGATTACGAAAAGCTCGGTCTCAAGGTTGGCCTTGAAATCCACAGGCAACTGGATACCAAAAAGCTGTTCTCACCCGTCCCAAGTGAGTTCAGCGACGAGGTTGACTTCACATTCCAGCGCAGGCTCAGACCAACTATAAGCGAACTCGGGGAGGTAGACCCGGCCGCGCTTGAGGAATTCAAGAAGGGCAGGACATATGTTTATGAAGGAAACTACGGACTTACCGACCTCGTTTACATGGACGAAGAACCTCCCCACATGCCGGACGAGGAGGCACTTAAGGTTTCCCTCCAGATAAGCTATCTCCTCAACGCCACCCCGGTTGACGAGGTCCACTTCATGCGCAAGATAGTCATAGACGGCTCAAACGTTTCCGGCTTCCAGAGAACCGCGATAATAGCCATGAACGGAAGGGTTGATACGCCATGGGGAAGCGTCGGCATTCCGACGATCTGCCTGGAGGAGGACGCATGCAGAATCGTCGAGAGACGGGATAAGGAGGTAATATACCGCCTCGACCGCCTCGGAATCCCTCTCGTTGAGATAGCAACAACCCCGGACATACACCACCCCGAGCAGGCGAAGGTGGTGGCCAAGTACATAGGCGACGCGCTGAGGGCAACGAGAAAGGTCAAGCGCGGTCTCGGAACCATCAGGCAGGATCTGAACGTCTCCATCAAGGGCGGCGCAAGGGTCGAAATCAAAGGTGTGCAGGAGCTGGACATGATACCGGTCATCATTGAGCGCGAGATTGAGAGGCAGCTCAACCTGCTCGCGATAAGGGACGAGCTGAAGAAGCGCGGGGTCAAGCCCGAGGACATAGGGGAGGAGTTCCACGACGTCACTGATATATTTGAAAACACCGGCTCGAAGATAATAGCGAGGACGATAAAGAGGGGCGGAAAGGTTCTGGCAATAAAACTCCCCAAGTTCCGCGGGCTTATAGGTAGGGAGATACAGCCCGGAAGGAGACTTGGCACCGAGATGGCCGACAGGGCCAAGAAGTACGTGAAGGGCATATTCCACATCGATGAATTACCGAATTATGGAATTAGGGAAGAAGAGGTCAAGGCTGTCGTTGAGAGGCTTGGCCTTGGTGAGCTTGACGCCTTCGTTCTCGTTGCCGCGGAGGAGGAAACCGCAAAGAGTGCCCTCCGCGAGGTTCTCCAGCGCGCGAGAGAGGCCATAGAAGGTGTGCCAGAGGAGACGAGAAGGGCTCTGCCGGACGGAAACACCCAGTACATGCGCCCCCTGCCGGGGAAAGCCAGAATGTATCCTGAAACAGATATACCCCCGATACTGATAACGGACGAGATGAAAAGTGAGATACTTGCAAATCTGCCCGAGCTCCCGCAGGAGAGGGTTGAACGCTACGTGAGGGAGTACGGGATAGACAAAAGCCTTGCTGAGACCCTCGTGAACGACGAGCGCGATGAGCTCTTTGAGGAGCTCATACAGAAAGGCGTCAAGCCGTCTTTAGCCGCTTCAATACTCGTGGTGGTTCTCAAGGGGCTCAAGAAGGAGGTACCTATAGAGAACATCAGGGACGAGCACATCAGGGAGGCCTTTGACCTCTATCTGAGCGGAAAGATAGCCAAGGAGGCCTTCGAGGACATATTCAAGGAGCTGGCGAAGAGCCCCGAGAAGACCGCAAAGCAGGTCGCTGAAGAGAAGAGCCTGACGCTCCTCAGCGAAGAAGAGGTCGAGAGGATAATCGACGAGGTCATTCAGGCGAACATTGAGGTCATCAAGGCCAAGGGGATGGGTGCGATGGGCATGATCATGGGCAGGGCGATGGCGAAGCTCCGCGGAAGGGCGGACGGAAAGCTCGTCAGCTCGCTCGTGAGGAAAAAGATTCAGGAGGCCGCTCCCTGA
- a CDS encoding RNA polymerase Rpb4 family protein yields MIGRKKLEERYLTVAETKELLERRKAEGMEENPEEPMFYEARISLEHAERFAKLKPEQAVELKERLMELFEWMDERLAAKLVDLMPEDYFDIRVIFSKEDYMPTKEEAGEIIRLLDDYRE; encoded by the coding sequence ATGATTGGGAGGAAAAAACTGGAGGAGCGGTACCTTACGGTAGCCGAAACCAAGGAGCTCCTCGAAAGGCGCAAGGCCGAGGGTATGGAGGAGAACCCTGAGGAGCCGATGTTTTACGAGGCCAGGATCAGCCTTGAGCATGCCGAGCGCTTTGCCAAGCTTAAACCCGAGCAGGCGGTTGAGCTGAAGGAAAGGCTCATGGAGCTCTTCGAGTGGATGGACGAGAGGCTCGCCGCGAAGCTCGTTGACCTGATGCCCGAGGACTACTTTGACATACGGGTGATCTTCAGCAAGGAGGACTACATGCCCACCAAAGAGGAAGCCGGGGAGATAATAAGGCTCCTCGACGACTACAGGGAGTGA
- a CDS encoding transcriptional regulator, translated as MMTRRQRIIKLLEERDYSPGELALALELKGRGAKKVIIEDLKAIQRTLKREGKVLLIKPAECRKCGFVFRPEIHVPSRCPRCKSEWIEEPRFKIEAR; from the coding sequence ATGATGACTCGTAGACAGCGCATAATAAAGCTTTTGGAGGAGAGGGACTACTCGCCGGGGGAGCTTGCATTGGCCCTCGAACTGAAAGGCAGGGGGGCAAAGAAGGTCATCATCGAGGATTTGAAGGCCATTCAGAGAACTCTAAAGCGTGAGGGAAAGGTGCTTCTCATAAAGCCCGCCGAGTGCAGGAAGTGCGGCTTCGTTTTCAGGCCCGAAATCCACGTTCCCTCCCGCTGTCCGAGGTGCAAGTCGGAGTGGATAGAGGAGCCAAGGTTTAAGATCGAGGCTAGATAG
- a CDS encoding 50S ribosomal protein L21e — protein MVKKAHSFRRKTRGKLSKSPRRRGLPPLTRFLQEFETGQKVHIVIEPSYHRGMPDPRFHGRTGTVVGKRGDAYIVQIKEGGKVKTFFIHPVHLRAQKG, from the coding sequence ATGGTCAAAAAGGCCCACAGCTTTAGGAGGAAGACCCGCGGGAAGCTCAGCAAGAGCCCCAGGAGAAGGGGGCTTCCGCCTCTCACCAGATTCCTTCAGGAGTTTGAGACCGGGCAGAAGGTTCACATAGTTATCGAGCCGAGCTACCACAGGGGAATGCCCGACCCGAGGTTCCACGGAAGAACCGGGACTGTAGTTGGTAAGCGCGGCGATGCCTACATCGTCCAGATTAAGGAGGGAGGAAAGGTTAAGACATTCTTCATTCACCCGGTCCACCTCAGGGCCCAGAAGGGATGA
- a CDS encoding tRNA pseudouridine(54/55) synthase Pus10, protein MIIENAERVLESHRLCDHCLGRLFAKLGRGTNEERGRAIRFVLNMERSAKGLPPIEEPETCELCGNVFDKIPELVGDMKKVAEDIEFETFLVGSRFPGKVREREEAIWKEFGIGTYEPINREFNRELGKAFGLAAGRDTAKNPDLVFIVEPYSGKIELQINPLHIYGRYRKLLRGIPQTPLPDFEDSVASIICRAFSRASGGKCVFKGAGREDVDVRMLGNGRPFIVEIKRPKRRRLDLDAIAREINASGKVEVLNLRFVSPKDAEEVLTRNHRKEYLALVRVDEGVTPGEAERIARELGGLEIHQRTPWRVRKARADRVRVKRVHEAEARWLDENHFELRLVTDGGLYIKELISGDKGRTKPSVSDLLGKSAWCERLDVLNILDD, encoded by the coding sequence ATGATAATCGAGAACGCCGAAAGGGTGCTTGAGTCTCACAGGCTCTGTGACCACTGCCTGGGAAGGCTCTTCGCAAAGCTTGGCAGGGGGACGAACGAGGAGCGCGGAAGAGCGATAAGGTTTGTTCTCAACATGGAGCGCTCTGCCAAAGGGCTGCCACCGATTGAAGAGCCTGAAACGTGCGAGCTGTGCGGCAACGTTTTTGATAAAATCCCTGAGCTCGTTGGAGACATGAAAAAAGTAGCCGAAGATATCGAGTTTGAGACCTTCCTCGTCGGTTCCCGCTTTCCGGGGAAAGTACGCGAGAGGGAAGAGGCCATCTGGAAGGAGTTTGGGATAGGGACTTATGAGCCCATAAACCGCGAGTTCAACCGCGAGCTTGGGAAGGCCTTTGGTTTGGCCGCCGGGAGGGACACCGCCAAAAACCCGGACCTCGTTTTCATAGTTGAGCCTTACTCCGGAAAAATCGAACTCCAGATAAACCCTCTCCACATTTACGGCCGCTACCGGAAGCTCCTGCGCGGCATTCCGCAGACACCGTTGCCTGACTTCGAAGACAGCGTCGCATCAATAATCTGCCGTGCGTTTTCAAGGGCATCCGGCGGAAAGTGTGTCTTTAAAGGGGCGGGAAGGGAAGACGTTGACGTTCGGATGCTCGGAAACGGGAGGCCATTCATAGTTGAAATCAAGCGTCCCAAACGAAGGAGACTCGACCTCGACGCGATAGCGAGGGAAATAAACGCGAGCGGAAAGGTAGAGGTTCTGAACCTGCGCTTCGTTTCACCGAAAGATGCTGAGGAAGTTCTCACCCGGAATCACCGCAAGGAATACCTTGCCCTCGTCCGTGTTGACGAGGGGGTAACACCCGGGGAAGCTGAACGTATTGCCCGGGAGCTTGGAGGCCTTGAAATTCATCAGCGGACTCCCTGGCGCGTGAGAAAGGCTAGAGCGGACAGGGTCAGGGTCAAGAGGGTTCACGAGGCTGAGGCAAGGTGGCTGGATGAGAACCACTTTGAGCTCCGGCTCGTCACTGACGGGGGTCTCTACATCAAGGAGCTTATATCCGGAGACAAGGGCAGAACAAAGCCCTCTGTGAGTGACCTCCTCGGAAAGTCGGCGTGGTGTGAAAGACTGGACGTGCTGAACATTCTTGACGACTGA
- the pheS gene encoding phenylalanine--tRNA ligase subunit alpha: MELSYQEKLTLIKLNEVKKVKFEDLVERTGLDQVAVMRSLLGLQSRGLARLQEKSERIAKLTETGRKYARIGLPEWRALAVLKERGKITLDDLRSVLSEDELKPIVGILRKEGWASVRKEDGKLVLEITEKGMNAKERPIDLALKLLAERKVVPLGEIEKLVPVKELKRRKIAEEDTVTERFVEITPAGEELTPNIELKKEVSTLTPELIKSGKWREVEFKRFNIHAPVRKLHPGKKQPYRAFLDKLRRRLIEMGFIEMTVDSLIETQFWNFDALFQPQNHPARDWTDTYQLKYPKSGHLPAEELVARVKAAHEHGLAGSRGWGYVWSPERAMLLMPRAHGTALDARQLAKGVEIPGKYFTIQRVFRPDVLDRTHLIEFNQIDGFVVGEDLTFRHLLGILKRFAVEIAGAKNVKFLPDYYPFTEPSVQMSAYHPELGWVEFGGAGIFREEMTKALGVDVPVIAWGIGIDRLAMFKLGIDDIRYLFSYDLRWLREARLVW, from the coding sequence ATGGAGCTAAGCTATCAGGAAAAACTTACTCTCATAAAGCTCAACGAGGTTAAAAAGGTCAAATTTGAAGATCTCGTCGAGAGAACCGGCCTCGATCAGGTAGCCGTTATGCGTTCCCTCCTTGGGCTTCAGAGCAGGGGTCTGGCCAGGCTTCAGGAAAAGAGCGAGAGAATAGCAAAGCTGACCGAAACCGGGAGAAAGTATGCCCGGATTGGTCTTCCCGAGTGGCGGGCACTCGCGGTTCTGAAAGAGAGGGGGAAGATAACCCTGGACGACCTCAGGAGCGTCCTCAGTGAAGACGAGCTGAAGCCCATAGTCGGGATTCTAAGAAAGGAAGGCTGGGCCTCTGTGAGGAAAGAGGACGGAAAGCTCGTTCTTGAAATCACCGAAAAGGGAATGAACGCGAAGGAAAGGCCGATTGACCTGGCCCTCAAGCTCCTCGCCGAAAGGAAAGTTGTCCCTCTGGGCGAGATTGAAAAACTTGTCCCGGTCAAGGAGCTCAAGAGAAGAAAGATAGCCGAGGAAGACACGGTAACAGAAAGGTTCGTTGAGATAACGCCCGCGGGAGAGGAACTAACCCCAAACATCGAGCTGAAGAAGGAGGTCTCTACCTTAACCCCGGAGCTGATAAAGTCCGGCAAGTGGAGGGAAGTCGAGTTCAAGCGCTTCAACATCCATGCCCCTGTCAGGAAACTGCACCCCGGCAAGAAGCAACCGTACAGGGCATTCCTCGATAAGCTGAGGAGAAGGTTAATCGAGATGGGCTTCATAGAGATGACCGTTGACAGCCTTATCGAGACCCAGTTCTGGAACTTCGATGCACTCTTCCAGCCCCAGAACCACCCGGCAAGGGACTGGACGGACACGTATCAGCTCAAATACCCAAAGAGCGGCCACCTGCCGGCGGAGGAGCTCGTCGCCAGGGTTAAGGCCGCCCACGAGCACGGTCTGGCGGGTTCACGGGGATGGGGCTATGTCTGGTCCCCTGAGAGGGCGATGCTCCTCATGCCCAGGGCGCACGGAACCGCACTAGATGCAAGACAGCTCGCCAAAGGAGTGGAGATTCCCGGAAAATACTTCACGATACAGCGCGTTTTCCGTCCAGATGTCCTCGACAGGACGCACCTCATCGAGTTCAACCAGATTGACGGCTTTGTCGTCGGAGAAGACCTGACCTTCAGGCACCTGCTCGGAATACTAAAGCGTTTCGCTGTGGAGATAGCCGGAGCCAAGAATGTGAAGTTCCTGCCAGACTACTACCCGTTCACTGAACCCAGTGTCCAGATGAGCGCCTATCATCCGGAGCTTGGATGGGTGGAGTTCGGCGGTGCCGGAATCTTCCGCGAGGAGATGACAAAGGCCCTTGGAGTTGACGTTCCGGTGATAGCGTGGGGGATAGGAATAGACAGACTTGCCATGTTCAAGCTCGGGATAGACGACATCCGCTACCTGTTCAGCTACGACCTGCGCTGGCTGAGGGAGGCAAGGCTCGTCTGGTGA